In Risungbinella massiliensis, the genomic stretch TATTTTTATTTTTTATTATCAATAAGCCCCTTGGGTATAATCCATTGGGCTTTTCCATTTTATGAATAGACTCAACACCATATTCGGTGTAAGGTTTTTTGCTTAGAATTCTTAGATAGTGAAATTCATTTTTTGACACAAATCTAGGCATCTAGTAAAATCGGTTTATAAACAGTTGATATATCAACCAATTAGGAGATACATATGAAATACGAACCATTAGATAACATTGGGATCTTCATTCATTCTATTGATTTGGCAATTACCAACTATGTAAATAACCAGTTAGCCCCTTTTCTATTAACCTCTGAGCAAAATTTAATTATGGCGCTTCTCTGGAGAAGAGAAGGAATTTCACAAAATGAGATTTCAGCAAAATTGAATAAGGATAAAGCTGGTGTTGCTCGGATGATTGCTGCTCTAGAAAAAAAGGGGTATATTTACAGACAGATATGTCCAAGTGATCGACGTTCCGTTGAGGTTTATTTAACGGAAAAAGGGCGAGATTTCGGAAAAGATGTCATTCCGATCAATCGAAACATTACTCATCGTATAAGCAAGGGAATGACAAGTGAAGAAATATCGGAATTACGAAGACTGTTAATGAAAGTTCGGGACAATGTCAGTCAAACTTAGGTTGATTGGCATGGACTATGTACTATTGTTGATATATCAACTATTTTTGATATTTTGGAGGTATTGTATATGAAAGTAGTTGCTATCGTGGGGAGTATTCGCAAAGACTCCTATAACCTAAAGCTTGCTAAGTATATTCAGAAAAGATATCGAGATTGCTTAGATATCGAGATTTTAACTGTTGGAGATCTTCCGCATTACGATCAAGATACAGAATTGAACCCTCCAGAGGTTGTTACGGTGTTTAAGAGAAAAGTTGCTCATGCAGATGCGGTTCTTTGGATAACACCAGAGTACAATTATTCGATCCCAGGTGTTTTAAAGAATGCGATTGACTGGCTATCTCGTGTAGAAAAAGTCATGTTTGGGAAACCATCTTGATTATGGGTGCGACAATGGGAACTTTAGGAACAGTACGTGCACAAGAACATTTACGAGACATACTATTCTGTCCAGGGGTTGGATCGCCACTTCTACCTGGAAATGAAGTCTATATCGGAGCTGTCCATGAAAAGATGGATGGAATGGGGAATCTGATACATCAACCGACGATCCAGTTTTTAGATCTCGTTGTAAATAACTTTATCAACTGGATCAATAATATGGTTCCATTTAATAATCGTAATTCGATATAAAGCCAGCAATACCTAAGATTAATAAAACAAACAACGACACCCTTCATTCATAGAGGGGTGTCGTTGTTTGTAAACAATAGTATTAGATCAAATAGAAAATGTCTTGTTGTAGATCATCTATTCATTTTGTTACGCTTTTATTCCGAAATACTCCCAAAGTATTCTTGACCACTCTTTTTCATTATAAATAGGTTCTTTAATTTTAATCCCATCTTTCGTGACAGTCAAAAAGTCGTTCGTTAGGGAGATCCGACCATCTTCGGTGTTTTTACTAACCAACTTGTTTTGACGAAATATACTATTGGGATCTGTTTGGATCTGGATCAGACTATCATGAAAGTTCTCTAACTTACATGAAAAAGTGGAAACTCCGAACTTTCTAGTCCAGCCCTTTTCCGTCTTCTGTTCAATGGTGTACCAATTGGATGGGTCTTGTTTTGATTGAGTAATCTGATATGTGCCAGTAGGATCATGTTGGAGATATCCTTCTTTTAGTTGTAATGGATAGACTGGCCCACCGCCCACTCCAACGTCATAAAGATAGAGCTCATCTGCTAAGGTGACAAGTAGGGCCAGATGGGAGTAAGGGGGCGCCCATTTTTGGTCTACATCATTCCAAAATCCTCCCGAGATGAAATCTACTTGGTAGCCTAACTCTGTTAATACATAGTAGGAGAGGCTGTTAGTCTCGAAACAAAGCCCACCACGATGATTATGGACGACCTTCTCCCAGACTATCTCCGGGTTCATTGATAGAGGTTTTTGAAAATGGACAATATCCAAATTTTCAAAGGGAACCGTTAGAAAATGCCGATAGTGAATCTCTTGAAGGAGATCTCTAGGATTTGTTAATCGGGGGGTTATTCCAATTCGATTTAGATACTGCTCTACTTTGTTCATTTATGGCTCCTATTGATTAGTCTGTTAGCTCACTCCATTTGTTCACTTTCGATGGTGGTTGATAATGTTGTAGCTTCTCGATCAATTTGGTTGGATCATTATCGATAACTAGTAGCTCACGTTGGTTAGCTGGGATAAATCCTGCTTGGATTGCTTGTTCTACCATAGCGAGTAAAGGCTCATAAAAGCCATTAATATTAAGTAGACCAACTGGTTTTTGGTGGATCCCTAATTGACCCCAACTTACCATCTCTAAAATCTCTTCAAAAGTTCCTAATCCGCCAGGCAATGCAATAAAAGCATCTGAAAGTTCCCTCATTTGGGCTTTTCGTTCATGCATATCTTTTACTTCCATTAATTTCGTCAGGTCAGGATGTACCATCTCTCCTGCAAATAATCCAGTAGGCATAATTCCAATAACAGTACCTTTATGTTGTAGCGCCGCATTTGCAACGCTTCCCATCAATCCAATACGAGAACCCCCATATACTAGCTCATAATCCATTTGGGCAATGTGTTTCCCTAATTGTTCGGCTACTTCGCGATAGATTGGCTCGTTTCCTGGATTAGATCCAGCAAAGACACAGATTCGTTTCATCTTGGTTGCCTCCTTTAATATTCTTTTCTATTATAAAATAGTAATTTTCTACTAGATAGGAGTGTTATGCGATGGAATTGCGAGATTTGCAACGAAAAGTGGATGAAATTTACCAAGAACGAGGTTGGCGAGAGTTAGATCCATATATTCGAGTTGGTTTTTTAATGGAAGAAGTAGGGGAGTTAGCTAGAGCAGTACGTGCTTTAGAGATCGGGAGAGATCGTCCTGATGAAAGTAGGACTGAAACAGAGTGGAAGCAAGAGTTATTAGAAGAGTTAGGTGATGTGTTAGGAAATGTAGTATTGCTCGCGGGTAAATATGGTCTGTCTTTGGAGGAAATTGTACAAGTACATACCCAGAAGTTAGCGAAACGTTATGGTAAGAAATGAAAAACTCATTCTTAAAATATGGAATTGGCTCGAGTCCTAGTAGCTAATACGATGTAAAGTATAGGAGGAATTACTGGTGAACATACAATCTGTTAATCACATAACTTTAAGGGTTGCTTCATTGGAAGTTAGTATTCCCTTTTATACCGAAATGCTAGGAATGAAGTTAGTGCACCGAGGAAAGACCGATTGTTATCTAGAAGCAGGGAGTGTTTGGCTCTGTCTTCTAGAAAAGCATGGTTACGAAGAAATATCTGCTACTCAGTATGGATTCGATCATGTAGCATTCACTGTCTCTGAGGAAGATTTTCATTTAGCGGTTAACAAACTTCGTACTTACCGGATTACGTTTGATCGAGAGCCCGTCTTTCGTGGGGGCGGCTGGTCTACTCAATTCCGTGATCCAAATGGGATCTGTTTAGAGTTA encodes the following:
- a CDS encoding VOC family protein, whose translation is MNIQSVNHITLRVASLEVSIPFYTEMLGMKLVHRGKTDCYLEAGSVWLCLLEKHGYEEISATQYGFDHVAFTVSEEDFHLAVNKLRTYRITFDREPVFRGGGWSTQFRDPNGICLELFTGSLAKRMENWT
- a CDS encoding MarR family winged helix-turn-helix transcriptional regulator, which codes for MKYEPLDNIGIFIHSIDLAITNYVNNQLAPFLLTSEQNLIMALLWRREGISQNEISAKLNKDKAGVARMIAALEKKGYIYRQICPSDRRSVEVYLTEKGRDFGKDVIPINRNITHRISKGMTSEEISELRRLLMKVRDNVSQT
- a CDS encoding MazG nucleotide pyrophosphohydrolase domain-containing protein; translation: MELRDLQRKVDEIYQERGWRELDPYIRVGFLMEEVGELARAVRALEIGRDRPDESRTETEWKQELLEELGDVLGNVVLLAGKYGLSLEEIVQVHTQKLAKRYGKK
- a CDS encoding arylamine N-acetyltransferase family protein; the encoded protein is MNKVEQYLNRIGITPRLTNPRDLLQEIHYRHFLTVPFENLDIVHFQKPLSMNPEIVWEKVVHNHRGGLCFETNSLSYYVLTELGYQVDFISGGFWNDVDQKWAPPYSHLALLVTLADELYLYDVGVGGGPVYPLQLKEGYLQHDPTGTYQITQSKQDPSNWYTIEQKTEKGWTRKFGVSTFSCKLENFHDSLIQIQTDPNSIFRQNKLVSKNTEDGRISLTNDFLTVTKDGIKIKEPIYNEKEWSRILWEYFGIKA
- a CDS encoding LOG family protein; protein product: MKRICVFAGSNPGNEPIYREVAEQLGKHIAQMDYELVYGGSRIGLMGSVANAALQHKGTVIGIMPTGLFAGEMVHPDLTKLMEVKDMHERKAQMRELSDAFIALPGGLGTFEEILEMVSWGQLGIHQKPVGLLNINGFYEPLLAMVEQAIQAGFIPANQRELLVIDNDPTKLIEKLQHYQPPSKVNKWSELTD